A genomic stretch from Bacteroidales bacterium includes:
- a CDS encoding Crp/Fnr family transcriptional regulator codes for MGKKIKQSILSNIYNYISSIIEIDDNEWSYYSAMFEIKEIKKKDILLMPDSICKNVYFVNHGLLRIFFLDRNGNEITFYFALENDLATDLESFLLETPSHYCIQALEDTQVVVWSRYMIQDGYYHLRYGDRLARIILEKYFVLFSRKLQSLYTKNPLERYNDMIKRYPTIMQRIPQHYIASYLNITSVHLSRLKRLNKKINKC; via the coding sequence ATGGGAAAAAAAATAAAACAAAGCATCTTATCTAACATATACAATTATATTTCATCTATAATAGAAATAGATGATAATGAATGGAGTTATTATTCTGCTATGTTTGAAATTAAGGAAATTAAAAAAAAAGATATATTGCTGATGCCAGATTCAATATGCAAAAATGTTTATTTTGTTAATCATGGTTTATTGCGTATCTTTTTTTTAGATAGAAATGGTAATGAAATAACATTCTATTTTGCTTTAGAAAATGATTTAGCTACTGATTTAGAAAGCTTTCTTTTAGAAACACCTTCTCATTATTGTATTCAAGCTTTAGAAGATACTCAAGTTGTTGTTTGGTCTCGTTATATGATTCAAGATGGTTACTATCATTTACGTTATGGTGATAGACTTGCAAGAATTATTTTAGAAAAATATTTTGTGCTTTTTAGCCGAAAATTACAATCTCTTTATACTAAAAATCCACTTGAACGATATAATGATATGATTAAACGATATCCAACTATAATGCAAAGAATACCTCAACATTATATTGCTTCATATTTAAATATAACATCTGTTCATTTGAGTCGTTTAAAACGATTAAATAAAAAAATTAACAAATGTTAA
- a CDS encoding T9SS type A sorting domain-containing protein, whose product MLSKLLFIFIGLILCVNIFYAQPYQVGHISMSFYDPARNNREVSTEIYYPSLITGDNVPVAPGVFPYLVFGHGFLMGASDYTKLSDSLVSEGYIVIYVTTCMTVFTSDHETFRLDLAFISSIFYSLNSNISSSFYGKIIDKKAIIGHSMGGGCTVLAAQNNPNINAIICLSPLGTTNPSAISVADLVNVPALIIGASGDSVCPANTMGIPIYDSLSSTCKVFISIIGGGHCLFGNNSNGACSLGESASGSSITITNDQQNDATLDFMIPWLNYHLKNDQNSIISFFDSLQISPRVETMNSCLINSYIDIQDNSQLSVNCFIHEDNLNIVVYNVTGENLKIQIIDVLGKVVYNEIEQHHYNEEYVSSIININQLNKGIYIVKICDDKKMKSLKIIK is encoded by the coding sequence ATGCTTAGTAAACTTTTATTTATATTTATTGGTTTAATACTTTGTGTAAATATATTTTATGCTCAACCTTATCAAGTTGGTCATATTAGTATGTCATTTTATGATCCTGCTCGCAATAATCGTGAAGTATCAACCGAAATATATTATCCTTCATTAATAACAGGAGATAATGTTCCTGTGGCACCAGGAGTATTTCCATACTTGGTTTTTGGTCATGGTTTTTTAATGGGGGCGAGTGATTATACTAAATTATCCGATTCGTTAGTTTCAGAAGGTTATATAGTTATTTATGTAACAACTTGTATGACAGTATTTACGTCTGATCATGAGACTTTTAGGTTAGATTTAGCATTTATAAGTAGTATTTTTTATTCGTTAAATAGCAATATTTCTTCATCATTTTATGGAAAAATAATCGATAAAAAAGCTATCATAGGACATTCTATGGGAGGTGGTTGTACGGTTTTAGCTGCTCAAAACAATCCAAATATTAATGCTATTATTTGTTTATCTCCATTGGGCACCACGAATCCTTCAGCTATTTCAGTTGCTGATTTAGTAAACGTACCCGCATTGATTATTGGAGCAAGTGGAGACTCTGTTTGTCCTGCAAATACAATGGGAATACCTATCTACGATTCACTTTCATCTACGTGCAAAGTTTTTATATCTATTATTGGAGGTGGACATTGTTTGTTTGGAAATAACTCAAATGGTGCATGCAGTTTAGGCGAAAGTGCTTCTGGATCAAGCATTACTATAACAAATGACCAACAAAATGATGCAACTCTTGATTTTATGATACCTTGGTTAAATTATCATCTTAAAAATGATCAAAATTCAATCATAAGTTTTTTTGATTCGTTACAGATATCTCCAAGAGTTGAAACAATGAATTCATGTTTAATAAATTCTTACATAGATATACAAGATAATAGTCAATTATCGGTTAATTGTTTTATTCATGAAGATAATTTAAATATTGTTGTTTATAATGTTACAGGAGAAAATTTAAAGATACAAATAATCGACGTTTTAGGTAAAGTTGTTTACAATGAAATTGAGCAACATCATTATAATGAAGAATATGTATCAAGTATTATAAATATTAATCAGTTAAATAAAGGTATTTATATAGTTAAGATATGTGATGATAAAAAAATGAAAAGTTTAAAAATTATAAAATAA